The Halalkalibacter krulwichiae genome has a segment encoding these proteins:
- a CDS encoding RDD family protein — protein MEMVERPAGFWIRLAANILDGLLISGTVFILGAMIGFDGTTRDGVDGLLNLLYGLLLPVFWYGYTVGKRLCGIRIVMLDGSNPGIGAMLLRVVVAGFVYLITLGIAVIVSAFMVAFRKDKRSIHDMLAKTYVTYQKPEEINPYQEA, from the coding sequence ATGGAGATGGTTGAACGTCCCGCGGGCTTTTGGATTAGACTTGCAGCCAATATCCTTGATGGGTTGCTGATTTCAGGAACCGTTTTTATTTTAGGAGCAATGATAGGGTTTGATGGTACAACTAGAGACGGCGTCGATGGACTCTTAAATTTACTATATGGTTTGCTTTTACCTGTATTTTGGTATGGGTATACGGTTGGGAAAAGACTTTGTGGTATACGTATTGTAATGTTGGATGGATCAAATCCAGGTATTGGAGCGATGTTACTAAGAGTTGTTGTTGCAGGCTTTGTGTATCTCATTACACTTGGAATTGCTGTCATTGTCAGTGCGTTTATGGTGGCATTTAGAAAAGATAAACGTAGTATCCACGACATGTTAGCAAAAACATATGTTACGTATCAAAAGCCAGAAGAGATTAATCCTTATCAAGAAGCGTAG
- a CDS encoding biotin transporter BioY has translation MLTNNYHEVNKLKSKIRTTDLVLVAMFAALMAIGANVTSFLVIGSVPITLQTLFSILAGALLGRRLGALAMTVYLLVGLVGFPVFAQFSGGLRTLVSPTFGFLLSYILVSYVTGLIIEKSKEKKLATFLLACFAGLIINYVLGTHYMYFAFQVLANLEAVSYTIVWSWMAAPLVKDIILTIFASVLSVRIYSTVRRSQHSPKQIA, from the coding sequence ATGTTAACTAATAACTATCACGAGGTGAACAAATTGAAATCTAAAATACGAACGACTGATTTGGTACTTGTTGCTATGTTTGCAGCACTAATGGCAATTGGGGCTAATGTAACATCATTTTTAGTAATAGGCTCTGTACCGATTACGCTACAAACTCTATTTTCCATTCTAGCTGGTGCTTTACTAGGGCGTCGTTTAGGAGCATTAGCCATGACCGTCTACCTCTTAGTTGGACTTGTTGGTTTCCCAGTTTTCGCCCAGTTCTCTGGTGGCCTTAGAACATTGGTCAGTCCTACTTTTGGCTTTTTGCTCTCTTATATACTTGTTTCTTATGTGACAGGTCTTATTATTGAAAAAAGCAAAGAAAAGAAATTAGCAACTTTCTTACTCGCTTGTTTTGCCGGTCTCATTATTAATTACGTTCTTGGTACTCATTATATGTATTTTGCCTTTCAAGTACTCGCAAATTTAGAGGCTGTTAGCTACACCATCGTTTGGTCTTGGATGGCAGCACCTCTTGTAAAAGATATAATATTAACGATTTTTGCCTCAGTACTCTCAGTTAGAATTTACAGTACCGTCAGAAGAAGCCAACACTCTCCTAAACAAATTGCTTAA
- a CDS encoding Na+/H+ antiporter family protein — MNAVLVAVLVMLILSLVRVHVVLALAVGALVGGLLGGLGFDQTVTVFSNGLGGSATVALSYALLGAFAVAIARTGLPEVMVNWVIKLVGRNEDSRKKALSKALIFFLLALVSCFSQNVVPIHIAFIPILIPPILKILNELGVDRRAIATILTFGLTAPYIFLPYGFGAIFHGIIADNMEQNGLAVELASIPKAMALPTIGLVLGLLIAVFFTYRKNRTYEDRDIIGGSSEKQSYTNRTILVAVVSIVATLVVQTLSDSMIIAALAGLIVLIGSGALKWQEADNVVTEGMKMMAFISFVMLTASGFAAVIRETGHVDLLVTQTSNIVGDSKAAAALLMLVIGLFITMGIGSSFATIPIIATLFVPLGMAAGFSPLAIIALIGTAGALGDAGAPASDSTLGPSAGLNADGQHNHIWDTCVPTFLHFNIPLFIFGWMAAMFL, encoded by the coding sequence GTGAATGCAGTATTAGTAGCAGTTCTTGTAATGTTAATTTTAAGTTTAGTTCGTGTTCACGTCGTACTAGCGCTCGCAGTTGGGGCATTAGTGGGAGGTTTGCTAGGAGGACTAGGCTTTGATCAAACGGTTACTGTTTTTAGTAATGGACTAGGTGGCAGTGCGACCGTAGCGTTGAGTTATGCACTTCTTGGAGCGTTTGCTGTTGCAATTGCGCGGACAGGTTTGCCGGAAGTCATGGTGAATTGGGTAATTAAACTAGTTGGGAGAAATGAAGATTCAAGGAAAAAGGCATTATCAAAAGCGCTTATTTTCTTTTTATTAGCTCTTGTATCTTGTTTCTCACAAAATGTTGTACCAATACATATCGCTTTTATACCGATCTTAATCCCGCCTATTTTAAAAATTTTAAATGAACTAGGCGTTGATCGTCGGGCGATTGCAACAATATTAACATTTGGTTTGACAGCACCTTATATTTTCTTACCTTACGGATTTGGAGCGATTTTCCATGGGATTATCGCAGATAACATGGAGCAAAACGGACTTGCTGTTGAATTGGCTTCCATTCCTAAGGCGATGGCTTTGCCAACAATCGGACTCGTTCTAGGATTGTTAATTGCCGTATTCTTTACGTATCGAAAAAATCGTACGTATGAAGATCGTGACATTATAGGGGGATCTTCTGAAAAGCAAAGCTATACGAATCGCACGATTTTGGTAGCTGTTGTTTCTATTGTGGCGACGTTGGTTGTCCAAACGTTATCTGATTCGATGATTATTGCCGCTTTGGCAGGGTTAATTGTCTTAATTGGAAGTGGGGCTCTTAAATGGCAAGAGGCAGATAATGTTGTCACAGAGGGAATGAAAATGATGGCGTTTATTTCCTTTGTAATGCTAACTGCATCGGGGTTTGCAGCGGTTATTCGTGAAACAGGTCATGTCGACTTACTTGTTACACAAACATCTAATATTGTTGGCGACAGCAAAGCAGCAGCTGCTTTATTAATGCTTGTGATAGGCTTGTTTATCACGATGGGAATTGGTTCATCTTTTGCGACAATCCCTATTATTGCAACCCTTTTTGTTCCGCTAGGTATGGCAGCTGGTTTTTCACCACTGGCAATCATTGCACTTATTGGAACAGCTGGTGCGTTAGGAGATGCAGGTGCGCCGGCATCAGATAGTACGTTAGGTCCATCTGCTGGATTAAATGCTGACGGACAGCATAATCATATATGGGATACCTGTGTCCCAACGTTTTTACACTTTAACATTCCATTATTTATTTTCGGCTGGATGGCTGCGATGTTTTTATAA
- a CDS encoding ATP-binding cassette domain-containing protein codes for MIIFDRVIKRFMSKTALKEVDLKLTTGKIIGLIGENGSGKSTTLKLIAGLTHPTKGIVTVNGTKANRLANQVSYLSELDAFYGFYNVGQTIDFYATQFADFKLEKAEQIREFMKLDRNAKLKQLSKGNRGRLKIVLTLAREVPVLLMDEPLSGLDPMVRESIVRGLISFIDLEKQVVLIATHEIKEIEAILDEVILIKDGKIVGHRDVEQLRSEENVGIVEWMTSIYQ; via the coding sequence ATGATTATATTTGATCGTGTGATAAAGAGATTTATGAGTAAGACTGCTTTAAAGGAAGTTGATTTAAAGTTAACAACGGGGAAAATCATTGGCCTTATTGGTGAGAATGGTAGTGGAAAATCAACAACGCTCAAGTTAATAGCTGGTCTCACTCATCCTACAAAGGGAATCGTTACCGTTAACGGAACGAAAGCTAACCGATTAGCGAATCAAGTTTCTTATCTATCTGAACTTGATGCTTTTTACGGGTTTTACAATGTAGGGCAAACAATTGATTTCTATGCGACGCAATTTGCGGACTTTAAATTGGAAAAAGCAGAACAAATAAGAGAGTTTATGAAACTAGATCGTAACGCAAAGTTAAAACAATTGTCTAAAGGAAATCGAGGTCGCTTGAAAATAGTGTTAACACTAGCACGGGAAGTACCTGTTCTATTGATGGATGAACCACTGTCTGGTCTTGACCCGATGGTCCGCGAATCAATCGTAAGAGGTTTGATCTCCTTTATTGATTTAGAGAAGCAAGTTGTTTTGATTGCCACGCATGAAATCAAAGAAATCGAGGCGATACTTGATGAAGTCATTTTAATAAAGGATGGAAAGATTGTAGGTCATCGTGACGTTGAACAATTACGAAGTGAGGAGAATGTAGGGATTGTCGAATGGATGACAAGTATATATCAATAA
- a CDS encoding GntR family transcriptional regulator, with product MSEQFHSSQPIYSQLAERIKKQILRKELMPGDKLPSVREMGIQASVNPNTVQRTYRELEGMKIVETRRGQGTFVTETEEILTLMREQMKEEEISAFVSAMHEMGYSNKEIQTGLLAFLETVEEGKR from the coding sequence ATGTCAGAGCAGTTTCATTCATCACAGCCTATTTATAGCCAATTAGCAGAGCGGATTAAAAAGCAGATCTTACGTAAGGAATTAATGCCAGGAGATAAACTTCCATCAGTCCGCGAAATGGGAATACAAGCAAGTGTGAATCCAAATACAGTTCAACGAACATATCGTGAATTAGAAGGGATGAAGATCGTGGAGACAAGACGTGGCCAAGGTACGTTTGTAACAGAAACGGAAGAGATCCTTACGTTAATGAGAGAGCAAATGAAGGAAGAGGAAATATCAGCTTTTGTGAGTGCTATGCATGAAATGGGTTATTCGAACAAAGAAATTCAAACAGGTCTTCTCGCATTTTTAGAGACGGTAGAGGAGGGAAAAAGATGA
- a CDS encoding DctP family TRAP transporter solute-binding subunit, with amino-acid sequence MFFKKRSWKSFAVAGALTLALAACGSESAGTDGETTYDWRFATEEEPGQVQYEYAKEFADLIHEKSDGQINIDVYGFGELPGSEVDQVEQLQDGLLEFAIVSPGFTGGMVAEGQVFALQFLFPDDQEKTQEILNTSEALNTQLAGMYEAHDIKPLAFFTEGAMQWTGNRELRTPEDFRGFKMRTQESPLIMESYRAYGADPSPLSWSELYTSLDRGVVDGQENPIFFIEDASFHEVQDHMTISNHNNYVAMTTVNPTFYNELPEDVRALIDETVEEMQPRVFEMQKEMNESYLDLIKNDTDNPTEVIELTEEEREAFRELAVPIRDFFRDEVVGDEGREMLELLEQEIAAHE; translated from the coding sequence ATGTTTTTTAAAAAAAGAAGCTGGAAATCATTTGCTGTAGCAGGAGCACTGACATTAGCCTTGGCTGCATGTGGGAGTGAAAGTGCAGGAACAGATGGAGAAACAACCTATGATTGGAGATTTGCAACAGAGGAGGAGCCAGGTCAAGTTCAGTATGAATACGCGAAAGAATTCGCAGACCTTATTCATGAAAAATCAGATGGACAAATTAACATCGATGTTTATGGGTTTGGAGAGCTTCCAGGTAGTGAAGTCGATCAGGTTGAGCAGCTTCAAGATGGATTATTGGAATTTGCGATTGTTTCACCAGGATTCACTGGTGGGATGGTAGCGGAAGGTCAAGTATTTGCTCTTCAATTCCTTTTCCCTGATGACCAAGAAAAAACACAAGAAATCTTAAATACAAGTGAAGCGTTGAATACACAGCTAGCTGGTATGTATGAAGCACATGATATTAAACCACTTGCATTCTTTACAGAAGGAGCAATGCAGTGGACAGGAAACCGTGAGTTGCGCACACCTGAAGATTTCCGAGGGTTTAAAATGCGTACTCAAGAGTCACCATTAATTATGGAATCGTATCGTGCCTATGGGGCTGATCCATCGCCTTTAAGTTGGTCTGAGCTTTACACGTCACTTGACCGTGGAGTAGTAGATGGCCAAGAAAACCCAATCTTCTTTATTGAAGATGCATCATTCCATGAAGTACAAGATCATATGACAATCTCAAATCATAACAATTATGTTGCGATGACAACTGTAAATCCAACTTTTTATAATGAATTACCAGAAGACGTCCGTGCATTAATTGATGAGACAGTAGAGGAAATGCAACCACGAGTTTTCGAAATGCAGAAGGAAATGAACGAAAGCTACCTTGACCTTATCAAAAATGACACAGATAACCCAACAGAAGTGATTGAATTGACAGAAGAAGAGCGCGAAGCATTCCGTGAACTTGCGGTGCCAATTCGTGACTTCTTCCGTGATGAAGTTGTTGGTGATGAAGGGCGTGAAATGTTAGAACTACTTGAGCAAGAAATTGCTGCACATGAATAA
- a CDS encoding TRAP transporter large permease, with amino-acid sequence MIATMLIVMIVLLVMGFPMMVPMMAASIVLLFFLPNVNSMFVVQQMMEGISSYVLLAVPLFIFAADIMSTGKTSQRLLDFVGAFIGHLRGGYAITTAAACTLFGSISGSTQATVVAIGTPMRKRLLSVGYKDSSAIALIINASDIALLIPPSIGMIIYGLAAPSVSVGDLFIAGIGPGLLIFFMFAIYSYIHAKIYNIPLAEKYSWKKRRQVTVKALLPLGFPVIIVGGIYFGIFSPTEAAGISVLYALILELVIFRTIKLPDIPRIALSTGLVTSAVFILVAAGQAFSWLISYARIPRALTESVLGTDPTALQVLIIVAIFFFIGCMFIDPIVVILILTPIFYPVAIAAGVDPIHLGVVIVFQAALGSATPPFGVDIFTASAVFNKSYLDVIKGTPPYIIMLLIASVLIILFEEISLFLL; translated from the coding sequence ATGATAGCAACGATGTTAATTGTCATGATTGTGTTGCTTGTAATGGGATTTCCAATGATGGTCCCCATGATGGCTGCTTCAATCGTATTACTCTTCTTTTTACCTAATGTGAACTCGATGTTTGTAGTTCAACAGATGATGGAGGGGATTTCCTCTTATGTTCTACTAGCGGTTCCGCTGTTTATCTTTGCAGCAGACATTATGTCTACGGGAAAAACATCGCAACGGCTATTAGATTTTGTTGGAGCGTTTATTGGTCATTTACGTGGAGGGTATGCGATTACGACAGCAGCTGCATGTACATTATTTGGGTCGATCTCAGGATCAACTCAAGCGACAGTTGTAGCGATTGGTACACCAATGCGTAAGCGTCTCTTGTCAGTTGGCTATAAGGATTCGAGTGCAATTGCGTTAATTATTAACGCTAGTGACATTGCCTTACTCATTCCTCCAAGTATCGGAATGATTATTTACGGACTTGCTGCACCTAGTGTGTCGGTTGGTGATTTATTTATTGCTGGTATTGGCCCGGGGTTACTTATTTTCTTCATGTTTGCCATTTATAGTTACATACATGCGAAAATTTACAACATCCCTTTAGCAGAGAAGTACAGCTGGAAAAAAAGAAGACAAGTTACGGTTAAAGCCTTATTGCCCTTAGGATTTCCGGTGATCATTGTCGGAGGTATATATTTCGGAATATTCAGTCCGACGGAAGCTGCAGGTATTTCTGTGCTTTATGCATTAATTCTAGAACTAGTAATCTTTCGAACCATTAAACTACCAGACATTCCGAGAATTGCATTATCGACCGGTCTTGTGACATCGGCGGTCTTTATTCTTGTTGCTGCCGGTCAAGCTTTCTCATGGCTTATCTCATACGCAAGGATACCAAGAGCGCTAACGGAATCGGTACTGGGAACGGATCCAACAGCTCTTCAAGTTTTAATTATTGTGGCGATTTTCTTTTTTATCGGATGTATGTTTATTGATCCAATCGTCGTTATTTTAATCTTAACACCGATTTTCTATCCAGTAGCGATAGCGGCAGGTGTTGATCCGATTCATTTAGGGGTTGTCATCGTATTCCAAGCTGCTTTAGGATCGGCCACACCGCCATTTGGAGTAGATATTTTTACCGCCAGTGCGGTGTTTAACAAATCGTATTTAGATGTTATTAAAGGAACACCGCCCTATATTATTATGCTACTAATCGCATCGGTCTTAATTATACTATTTGAAGAAATTTCACTGTTTTTATTGTAG
- a CDS encoding TRAP transporter small permease, which translates to MNVLRTIDRWLVKIEEHILSYSIILIAIMVVGNVLSRAITGSSWAFSQEVSRFAITVATFMGISYAARKGRHISMSAFYDLAPFPIRKALAIFIPVITAIVLFIMSIFAYQYFMSLVSSGRVTTAMQVPAYLFAVFVPIGFVLGGIQFLRNMWVNIREKEVYLAQDKKDYS; encoded by the coding sequence TTGAACGTGTTGCGGACGATTGACCGCTGGCTTGTAAAGATCGAAGAACATATCTTAAGTTATTCGATCATATTAATTGCCATCATGGTTGTTGGTAATGTGTTGAGCCGAGCGATAACTGGGTCAAGTTGGGCGTTTTCGCAGGAAGTTAGTAGATTTGCGATTACGGTAGCTACCTTCATGGGAATTAGTTATGCCGCAAGAAAAGGAAGACATATTAGTATGTCGGCTTTTTATGATCTTGCTCCGTTTCCAATAAGGAAAGCTCTTGCTATTTTTATTCCCGTAATTACTGCTATTGTTCTTTTCATTATGTCTATATTTGCTTATCAATATTTCATGTCACTAGTATCCTCCGGACGAGTTACAACTGCGATGCAAGTACCGGCTTATTTATTTGCTGTATTTGTTCCAATTGGTTTCGTGCTCGGTGGTATACAATTCTTGCGAAACATGTGGGTGAATATAAGAGAAAAAGAAGTTTATTTGGCTCAGGATAAAAAAGATTATTCATAG
- a CDS encoding leucyl aminopeptidase, which yields MFTILENFDLQADHDALVLGVFQNESLQEDVVTLNETVNGQIENIKRAKGELEKMYTLGQVKASVIYIIGLGEKKEYSTEVLREKMALLGKQIRTDKVTKLGVLLNSFAASDSVESIDAAVLVGEGLALGLYEVDHYKEKTNEVDVAIENVTIYGKDIEALMEAVHTGYTYGMGTNRARKLVNIPGNLMTPTDLAEEAIELAKQHGFEYEILERADMEELGMGALLAVAAGSDQPPKMIVLTYKGNEQSDELIGFVGKGLTFDSGGISIKPRENMHEMKMDMGGAAAVLGAMDIIGTLKPKTNVLAVIPSSENLLNGSALKPGDVIRSLSGKTIEVRNTDAEGRLILADGVTYAKQLGVTSLIDVATLTGAVIIALGNCTTGAITNNEALMEDVLEASAETGEWIWRLPNYAPYKNLLRSSDVADLNNAPGRPAGSITAGLFIGEFAEDTPWVHLDIAGTAWQSKPSNLGPLGGTGAMARTLAQVVINKEEE from the coding sequence ATGTTTACCATTTTAGAGAATTTCGATCTACAAGCAGACCATGATGCCCTTGTGCTGGGTGTATTTCAGAATGAATCTTTACAAGAAGACGTTGTTACACTTAACGAAACTGTTAATGGACAAATTGAAAACATAAAAAGGGCTAAAGGAGAGCTTGAGAAAATGTATACACTCGGCCAAGTGAAGGCGAGTGTTATCTACATTATCGGCCTAGGTGAAAAAAAGGAGTATTCAACGGAAGTATTGCGTGAAAAAATGGCGCTTCTTGGGAAACAAATTAGAACAGACAAAGTAACAAAACTTGGTGTGCTACTAAATAGTTTTGCTGCATCTGATTCAGTTGAATCGATTGACGCAGCGGTATTAGTAGGAGAAGGACTAGCTTTAGGTTTATATGAAGTAGACCATTATAAAGAAAAAACAAATGAAGTTGATGTAGCAATTGAAAATGTAACAATATATGGAAAAGACATAGAAGCACTTATGGAGGCAGTTCATACAGGTTATACGTATGGAATGGGGACAAATCGAGCACGAAAACTAGTCAACATACCTGGAAATTTAATGACACCTACGGATTTAGCTGAAGAAGCGATCGAGCTTGCTAAGCAACATGGATTTGAGTATGAAATACTTGAAAGAGCAGACATGGAAGAGTTAGGAATGGGAGCATTGCTTGCTGTTGCTGCAGGTAGTGATCAACCTCCTAAAATGATCGTATTAACCTACAAGGGGAATGAACAATCGGATGAGTTAATCGGTTTCGTTGGCAAGGGCTTGACCTTTGACTCTGGTGGTATATCGATTAAACCTCGTGAAAACATGCATGAGATGAAGATGGACATGGGAGGAGCTGCCGCGGTTTTAGGAGCAATGGACATCATTGGAACATTGAAACCGAAAACGAATGTTTTAGCAGTAATCCCTTCTTCAGAGAACTTATTAAACGGTTCTGCATTGAAGCCAGGCGATGTCATTCGTTCGCTAAGTGGAAAAACGATCGAAGTACGTAACACCGATGCAGAAGGACGACTCATCCTAGCTGATGGTGTTACTTATGCCAAGCAACTAGGAGTGACATCATTAATTGACGTGGCAACCTTGACTGGTGCTGTGATTATTGCACTAGGTAATTGCACGACAGGAGCGATAACAAACAATGAAGCATTAATGGAGGATGTTCTAGAAGCATCAGCAGAAACGGGAGAATGGATATGGCGCTTACCGAATTATGCACCTTACAAGAACTTGCTCCGCTCGAGCGATGTGGCAGATTTAAATAATGCACCAGGACGTCCAGCTGGAAGCATTACGGCAGGCCTCTTCATCGGAGAATTCGCCGAAGACACCCCTTGGGTTCACCTCGACATCGCCGGCACAGCCTGGCAATCCAAACCCTCAAACCTAGGCCCCCTAGGAGGAACCGGAGCCATGGCAAGAACCCTAGCACAGGTAGTGATTAATAAAGAGGAAGAATAA
- a CDS encoding divergent PAP2 family protein has protein sequence MEIFQNFPLWAALFAIGFAQFVKVPLAFIATRKLEWSLLTSTGGMPSSHSAAVTAVSTAIAIEFGLDSSVFAIAAVFGIIVMFDATGVRRHAGYHATVLNQLVTDFNKLVEEVKSWPQKEETEKRKELKELLGHQPIEVFFGALLGIILTLLLHVIVH, from the coding sequence ATGGAAATCTTCCAAAACTTCCCTTTATGGGCTGCCCTTTTTGCGATTGGCTTTGCTCAATTTGTCAAAGTTCCTCTCGCATTTATTGCAACACGAAAATTAGAATGGTCTTTGCTTACAAGTACAGGAGGAATGCCAAGTTCACATTCCGCCGCTGTTACAGCCGTTTCTACAGCTATTGCCATTGAGTTCGGACTTGATTCATCAGTTTTTGCTATTGCAGCTGTATTCGGAATTATTGTTATGTTTGACGCAACAGGGGTAAGACGTCATGCAGGTTATCATGCAACGGTACTCAACCAACTGGTCACTGATTTTAATAAACTAGTTGAAGAAGTTAAGTCTTGGCCTCAAAAAGAAGAAACGGAAAAACGAAAAGAATTGAAAGAATTATTAGGACATCAACCCATCGAAGTTTTCTTTGGTGCTCTACTTGGTATTATCCTCACATTACTTCTTCATGTGATCGTTCATTAA
- a CDS encoding cobalamin-binding protein, producing the protein MRIVSICPSNTELLAYLNLLPQLIAVDDFSDWPKVVHGLPRLGPDLSIRMDELEAMEPDLVIASLSVPGMEKNVDELIKRGIPHVVYNPNSLTDIRDNLLDLGKRTNKEQEAFEITEAYDRFIYTYREKSKLVTKKSLYWEWWPKPVFTPGAKNWLTEISQLAGGRNVYDHVDLASVQTDWQDVYDHNPDHVCLAWVGVHTKKVKPNILWKRPNWSNLKALQTNQVHVLEEELYCRPSPRLLLGLQKLASLLHPDVMPNDDGLDPLLDATIKKEE; encoded by the coding sequence ATGAGAATCGTTTCAATTTGCCCGAGCAACACAGAATTGCTCGCGTATTTAAACCTTCTACCACAATTAATAGCGGTCGATGATTTTTCTGATTGGCCCAAGGTCGTTCATGGTCTTCCAAGACTTGGACCCGATCTTTCCATTAGAATGGATGAACTAGAGGCAATGGAACCTGACTTAGTCATTGCCTCTCTTAGTGTGCCAGGAATGGAAAAAAATGTAGATGAATTAATCAAAAGAGGAATTCCTCACGTTGTTTACAATCCAAACTCACTAACTGATATTAGAGATAACTTATTGGACCTTGGGAAACGAACAAATAAAGAACAAGAAGCGTTCGAAATTACCGAAGCGTATGATCGCTTTATCTATACATACCGTGAGAAGTCAAAACTTGTAACAAAAAAAAGCCTCTACTGGGAATGGTGGCCTAAACCAGTTTTCACTCCTGGGGCTAAAAACTGGTTAACGGAAATTAGCCAATTAGCCGGCGGGCGCAACGTTTACGATCATGTTGATTTAGCAAGTGTTCAGACCGATTGGCAAGATGTCTACGATCATAACCCTGATCACGTTTGTTTAGCATGGGTCGGCGTTCATACGAAGAAAGTGAAGCCTAACATCCTTTGGAAGCGTCCCAACTGGTCTAATTTAAAAGCATTACAAACGAACCAAGTTCATGTGCTAGAAGAGGAACTCTATTGTCGTCCGTCACCTCGCTTACTTCTCGGGTTACAGAAGCTTGCCTCGTTACTCCATCCCGATGTAATGCCTAACGATGATGGTCTTGATCCATTGCTTGACGCAACCATAAAAAAAGAAGAATGA
- a CDS encoding 3D domain-containing protein translates to MVNLKTISRRVLMSGLFVMALFTTFSTFSGVSAAELKQWALSNTESSLKEQLYPVKDNKFKESSLQPKSLPVIQLEEQSKSQVVESEPVSLEEAIDWSQYPSHTVVATGYTAGYESTGKNPGHPGYGITFSGVEVKRDLYSTIAADPNVYPIGTILFIPGYGYGVVADTGSAIKGNKIDLYYDTVTEVFNEWGKQEVEVYLVKEGDGSLTEEELISMNEDDAVQVFRNQMNH, encoded by the coding sequence GTGGTAAACCTGAAAACAATTAGTCGTAGAGTTCTAATGAGCGGCTTATTTGTAATGGCATTATTCACAACGTTTAGTACGTTCTCTGGAGTAAGTGCTGCAGAACTGAAACAATGGGCTTTAAGCAATACCGAATCAAGTTTAAAAGAGCAGCTCTATCCTGTAAAAGATAACAAGTTTAAAGAAAGTTCGTTACAACCGAAATCATTGCCTGTTATTCAATTGGAGGAGCAGTCCAAGTCTCAAGTAGTCGAATCTGAGCCAGTTTCGCTGGAAGAGGCTATTGATTGGTCACAATATCCGTCCCATACTGTTGTGGCTACAGGCTATACCGCTGGGTATGAGTCAACAGGGAAAAATCCTGGGCATCCAGGTTATGGAATTACTTTCTCAGGAGTAGAAGTGAAGCGTGATTTATACTCAACGATAGCAGCTGATCCAAATGTCTATCCAATTGGGACGATATTATTTATTCCTGGATATGGTTATGGCGTTGTGGCAGATACAGGATCTGCTATTAAAGGAAACAAAATTGATCTTTATTATGACACAGTTACCGAAGTATTTAATGAATGGGGCAAACAGGAAGTAGAAGTTTATTTAGTAAAAGAAGGGGACGGAAGCTTAACAGAGGAAGAATTAATAAGCATGAATGAAGATGACGCTGTTCAAGTTTTCCGTAATCAAATGAACCATTAA
- a CDS encoding YuiB family protein — MNLPQLIISMVLFLILFFGIGFLLNMVLRSTWIMALAYPIIVILIVDNVAFFDYFTAPVASFSLLGSELLALHLVDILVLGSGFIGAIVAGVVIKMLRVRGYQMF, encoded by the coding sequence TTGAATTTACCACAATTAATTATATCGATGGTATTATTTCTAATTTTGTTTTTTGGAATTGGATTTTTATTAAATATGGTATTACGTTCTACATGGATTATGGCTTTAGCTTATCCAATTATTGTTATATTGATCGTTGATAATGTGGCGTTTTTTGATTATTTCACAGCACCAGTTGCATCGTTTTCATTGCTTGGATCTGAATTGCTAGCTTTGCATTTAGTAGATATTTTAGTATTAGGTTCAGGATTTATAGGTGCAATTGTCGCAGGTGTAGTCATTAAGATGCTACGAGTTAGAGGATACCAAATGTTTTAA
- a CDS encoding YuiA family protein produces MNRTLFTDHKEEHCPYCHGTGYFQLLLGGSETCYQCEGKGQEQPSK; encoded by the coding sequence ATGAATCGTACACTTTTTACAGATCATAAAGAAGAACACTGCCCGTACTGTCATGGGACTGGATATTTTCAGCTTCTCTTAGGTGGAAGTGAAACATGTTATCAGTGTGAGGGGAAAGGGCAAGAACAACCATCTAAATAA